The Pseudomonas fluorescens genome includes a window with the following:
- a CDS encoding 3-methyl-2-oxobutanoate dehydrogenase (2-methylpropanoyl-transferring) subunit alpha, giving the protein MNPAYEPLRLHVPEPSGRPGCKTDFSYLHLSDAGTVRKPSIDVEPADTADLARSLIRVLDDQGNAHGPWAEDVPLDILRKGMRAMLKTRIYDNRMVVAQRQKKMSFYMQSLGEEAIGSGQALALNIDDMCFPTYRQQSILMAREVPLVGMICQLLSNERDPLKGRQLPIMYSVKDAGFFTISGNLATQFIQGVGWGMASAIKGDTKIASAWIGDGATAESDFHTALTFAHVYRAPVILNVVNNQWAISTFQAIAGGEATTFAGRGVGCGIASLRVDGNDFMAVYAASRWAAERARRNLGPALIEWVTYRAGPHSTSDDPSKYRPADDWSHFPLGDPIARLKQHMVKIGQWSEEEHAAVTAELEAEVIAAQKEAEQYGTLAGGQIPSAATMFEDVYKEMPEHLKRQRQQLGI; this is encoded by the coding sequence ATGAACCCAGCGTACGAACCGCTACGCCTGCACGTTCCCGAACCCTCGGGCCGTCCCGGCTGCAAGACCGACTTTTCCTACCTGCATCTGTCCGATGCCGGCACGGTGCGTAAACCTTCCATCGACGTCGAACCCGCCGACACCGCCGACCTGGCCCGCAGCCTGATCCGCGTGCTCGACGACCAAGGCAATGCCCACGGCCCATGGGCCGAAGACGTGCCACTCGACATCCTGCGCAAAGGCATGCGCGCCATGCTCAAGACGCGCATCTACGACAACCGCATGGTGGTCGCCCAACGCCAGAAAAAAATGTCGTTCTACATGCAGAGCCTCGGCGAGGAAGCCATCGGCAGCGGCCAGGCCCTGGCGCTGAACATCGATGACATGTGCTTCCCCACCTATCGCCAGCAAAGCATCCTGATGGCTCGCGAAGTGCCGTTGGTGGGCATGATCTGCCAACTGCTGTCCAACGAGCGCGATCCGCTCAAGGGCCGGCAGTTACCGATCATGTACTCGGTCAAGGACGCCGGTTTCTTCACCATCTCCGGCAACCTCGCCACGCAATTCATCCAAGGCGTGGGCTGGGGCATGGCCTCGGCGATCAAGGGCGATACCAAGATCGCCTCGGCCTGGATCGGGGACGGTGCCACCGCCGAATCGGACTTCCACACGGCCCTCACCTTTGCCCACGTCTATCGGGCGCCGGTGATCCTCAACGTGGTCAACAACCAGTGGGCGATCTCCACCTTCCAGGCCATTGCCGGCGGTGAAGCCACGACCTTCGCCGGACGCGGCGTCGGTTGCGGCATCGCCTCCCTTCGCGTGGACGGCAACGACTTCATGGCGGTCTACGCCGCCTCGCGCTGGGCCGCCGAACGTGCCCGCCGCAACCTCGGCCCGGCGCTGATCGAATGGGTCACCTACCGCGCCGGCCCGCACTCCACCTCGGACGATCCTTCGAAATACCGTCCCGCCGACGACTGGAGCCACTTCCCGCTGGGCGATCCGATTGCCCGTCTCAAGCAGCATATGGTGAAGATCGGCCAATGGTCCGAAGAGGAACATGCCGCCGTTACCGCCGAACTCGAAGCCGAGGTGATCGCCGCGCAGAAGGAAGCCGAGCAGTACGGCACCCTCGCTGGCGGGCAGATTCCAAGCGCCGCGACCATGTTCGAAGACGTCTACAAAGAGATGCCGGAGCACTTGAAGCGCCAGCGTCAGCAGTTGGGGATCTGA
- a CDS encoding alpha-ketoacid dehydrogenase subunit beta — protein sequence MNDHNTNIALDTAMTTTTMTMIQALRSAMDVMLERDDNVVVFGQDVGYFGGVFRCTEGLQNKYGTSRVFDAPISESGIVGVAVGMGAYGLRPVAEIQFADYVYPASDQIISEAARLRYRSAGEFTAPMTLRMPCGGGIYGGQTHSQSIEAMFTQVCGLRTVMPSNPYDAKGLLIASIENDDPVIFLEPKRLYNGPFDGHHDRPVTPWSKHPSAQVPDGYYTVPLDVAAITRPGKDVTVLTYGTTVYVSQVAAEETGIDAEVIDLRSLWPLDLETIVKSVKKTGRCVVVHEATRTCGFGAELVALVQEHCFHHLEAPIERVTGWDTPYPHAQEWAYFPGPSRVGAALKRVMEV from the coding sequence ATGAACGATCACAACACCAATATTGCGCTGGATACCGCCATGACCACTACCACCATGACCATGATCCAGGCCCTGCGCTCGGCCATGGACGTGATGCTCGAACGCGACGACAACGTCGTGGTGTTCGGCCAGGACGTGGGTTACTTCGGCGGCGTGTTCCGCTGCACCGAAGGCCTGCAGAACAAGTACGGCACCTCGCGGGTGTTCGACGCACCGATTTCCGAAAGCGGCATCGTCGGCGTGGCGGTGGGCATGGGCGCCTACGGCCTGCGGCCCGTCGCCGAGATCCAGTTCGCCGACTACGTCTACCCGGCGTCGGACCAGATCATTTCCGAGGCGGCGCGCCTGCGCTATCGCTCGGCCGGCGAGTTCACCGCACCGATGACCCTGCGCATGCCTTGCGGCGGCGGCATCTATGGCGGCCAGACCCACAGCCAGAGCATCGAAGCGATGTTCACCCAGGTCTGCGGCCTGCGCACCGTCATGCCTTCGAACCCCTACGACGCCAAGGGCCTGCTGATTGCCTCCATCGAAAACGATGACCCGGTGATCTTCCTCGAACCCAAGCGCCTGTATAACGGCCCGTTCGACGGCCACCACGACCGCCCGGTAACGCCGTGGTCGAAACACCCCTCGGCCCAAGTGCCAGACGGTTACTACACCGTGCCGCTGGACGTCGCCGCCATCACCCGTCCGGGCAAGGACGTGACGGTTCTCACCTACGGCACCACGGTCTATGTCTCCCAAGTGGCTGCCGAAGAGACCGGCATCGACGCCGAAGTCATCGACCTGCGCAGCCTCTGGCCGCTGGACCTTGAGACCATCGTCAAATCCGTGAAGAAGACCGGCCGTTGTGTGGTCGTCCACGAAGCCACCCGCACCTGCGGTTTCGGCGCCGAGCTGGTGGCGTTGGTGCAAGAACACTGCTTCCACCACCTGGAAGCGCCTATCGAGCGTGTCACCGGTTGGGACACCCCCTACCCGCACGCGCAAGAATGGGCGTATTTCCCAGGGCCGTCCCGTGTGGGCGCGGCGTTGAAACGGGTCATGGAGGTCTGA